GCCGGAGGTGGACGCCGGGGCCCTGGTGAAGGGCGTGCTGGGCTCGGTGGCTCCCCTGTTCGAGGAGCAGGAGCTCCGGCTCGAGCTCGCGATCATCGAGCCGCTGCCCCTGATCGAGGCGGATCCCGTGCGGCTCCGGCAAGCGCTCCGCAACGTGCTGGAGAACGCGGCGAAGTTCTCGCCGGCCGGCAGGACCGTCAGGGTGTGGGCCGCTGCCGCCGAGGAGGCGGCGCAGCCGTGTGTCGTGATCGAGGTGGCGGACGAGGGGCCAGGGATCCCGCCAGCGCTCCAGCCTCGCCTGTTCCAGCCCTTCGTGCAGGGCGAGCATGCGCAAGGCGGGACCGGCCTCGGGCTCGCCATCACCCGCCAGCTCCTCGAGCTTCACGGGGGTGGCATCGAGGTGGCGGCGAACGAGGCCGGCGGCTCGACCTTCCGCCTGTGGGTGCCGGCCTTGGCGCCAGGCCGGGTGTCAACATAACGATTAGCTTAACTCGGCGAGCCCTGGCGGCCCCTCTGGTAGGTTGAGGCCATGCCACACCGATCGCTTCACCCCCAAGCCGCCATGGCCCTCGGGCTCGTCGGCACGTTGGTCGCGGCGTTGGCCCTGACCTCGTGCAGGCAAGCGCCCGCCCGCGCCGACTCCCTGCCCTCGGCCCAACTTTCGTCTGGCATGGCCCTTTCCGAGCCGGCCCGCCGCTTCCTGGTCGTCGAGGCCGTCGATGCGTTGCACCCGGCTCAGGGGGCGCCCTTGCCGGGGCGCCTCGCGTTCCAGTCGCAGGCCGTTTCCGGCGTGGGGACGCCGGTGGCCGGGCGGATCACCGCGGTGCTGGTCCGGCCCGGTGAGGCGGTCAGAGCGGGCCAGCCCCTGGTCACGCTGCAAAGCGCCGAGGCCGCCGCGTGCCGGGCCGCGCTGGCCCAGGCGCAGGCGGCCACCACGGCTGCGGAGGCCGCGAGCCGCAGGCAGGCCGAGATGGTGACCCGGGGCGTGGGCTTGGAGGTGGAACGCACGGAGGCGGAAGCCCGAGCGCAGCAGGCGCGGGCCGAGCTTGCGCGGGCGCGGCAGTCCGTGGCACTGCTCGGCCCTGGCACCGGCGACAGGGTCGAGTTGCGTGCGCCCACGCCGGGCGCGGTAGTCGACGTCGACGCCCGGCCCGGGGCGGTCGTCGAGGCAGGCGGTGGGCCCCTCGTCGAGGTGGGCGATCCCGGTCGGTTGTGGGTCGTGGCGGACGTGCCTGAGGGGCAAGCCGGCGGCCTGGCGGTCGGCCAGCAGGCCGAGGTCGAGGTGCCGGCGTCGGCCAAGCGGCTCCAGGCAACCATCGACGGGCTGGGGCCTCGCGTGGATGCGGAGACCCGGCGCATCCCCGTCTACCTGTCGCTGCGTGGCGGCACACGCGGGTTGCGGGCCGGCATGCAGGCGGAGGTGCGGGTGAGCGCCCCGGCCACGGCACGGGTGCTCACCCTCCCTGCGACGGCCGTGCTGATCAAGGAAGGCGACCGCCGCGTCGTTTACGTGGAGGGCCCCCAGGGGCGCTTCCTGGCCCGCGAGGTCCAGACCGGGGCGTCTCGGGGCGGTCGCGTGGTGATCCGTGAGGGCCTCTCCCCGGGCGAGCGGGTGGTCGTGCGAGGCGCCCTCCTGCTGGACGGGGAAGCCGAGCAGCAGCTCTGAGGCCCGCCGTGCTGGATCGCTTCATCGAGTTCTGTGTCCACCGCCGCCTGGCGGCGCTGTTCGTCACGGCAGTGATTGCGCTCTTCGGCGTGCGCGCCTACCTGGAGACCCCGATCGAGGCCTTCCCGGACGTCACCAACGCACAGGTCGTCGTCATCACCCAGATGCCGGGCTATGCGGCCGAAGAGATCGAGCGCCAGCTCACCGTCCCCCTGGAGCGTTCGCTCAATGGTACGCCGGGGATGACGCTGATGCGCAGCGAGAGCCTGTTCGGCCTGTCGCTGATCTCGCTCACCTTCGATGACGCGGCCGAACCGTTCAGGGCCCGGGCCCAGGTGTCTCAGCGCTTGGCCCAGGCGGACCTGCCGGATGGCGTCACGCCGGACCTTGCCCCGGAGGCCACGCCGCTGGGCGAGATCTACCAGTTCCGCCTGACCAGCGATCGGCACGACCTCTACCAGCTCCGGTCCGAGCTCCAATGGAACGTGACGCGGGTGCTGCGGCAGGTGCAGGGCGTGGCGGACGTGGTGGCCTTCGGCGGCTACCTCAAGGAGGTCCACGTCGAGGCTGACCCGCGTCGGCTGTTCGCGGCGGGCGTCTCGCTCGCCGATTTTGCAGAGGCGCTCGGCAAAGCCAACCTCAACGTTGGTGGCGGCTTCCTGCGTCACGGTGATCAGGAACTTACGATCCGCGGGATCGGTTACGTCGAGTCGGTCGAGGATCTGAAGCGGGTCGCGCTGCGGAGCCGGGGCGGCACCGCCCTGACCCTGGGGGACCTGGCCGACTTCCGGCTTGCCCCCACCCCCCGCCGTGGCTCGGTGGGCTGGAACGAGCGGAAGGAGGTGGCGGAGGGCTTCGTCCTCATGCGCCGTGGTGAGAACCCCTCCCGCGTGCTGGACGGCATTCATCGGCAGGTGGAACGCCTCAACCAAGGCATCCTGCCAGAGGGAATGCAGATCGTGCCCTTCTACGACCGCAGCGCCTTGGTCGGCCTTACTCTCGCCACCGTCCACGAGAACCTGCTGCACGGCTTCCTGCTCGTCGTGGGCGTGGTGTGGCTCTTCCTCCGGAGCCTGAAGGGTTCCGCCG
The sequence above is a segment of the Candidatus Sericytochromatia bacterium genome. Coding sequences within it:
- a CDS encoding efflux RND transporter periplasmic adaptor subunit, with protein sequence MPHRSLHPQAAMALGLVGTLVAALALTSCRQAPARADSLPSAQLSSGMALSEPARRFLVVEAVDALHPAQGAPLPGRLAFQSQAVSGVGTPVAGRITAVLVRPGEAVRAGQPLVTLQSAEAAACRAALAQAQAATTAAEAASRRQAEMVTRGVGLEVERTEAEARAQQARAELARARQSVALLGPGTGDRVELRAPTPGAVVDVDARPGAVVEAGGGPLVEVGDPGRLWVVADVPEGQAGGLAVGQQAEVEVPASAKRLQATIDGLGPRVDAETRRIPVYLSLRGGTRGLRAGMQAEVRVSAPATARVLTLPATAVLIKEGDRRVVYVEGPQGRFLAREVQTGASRGGRVVIREGLSPGERVVVRGALLLDGEAEQQL